A genomic segment from Neodiprion lecontei isolate iyNeoLeco1 chromosome 1, iyNeoLeco1.1, whole genome shotgun sequence encodes:
- the LOC107217747 gene encoding nuclear pore complex protein Nup107, producing the protein MEPLQKTADNLDHSIQLLGSGRTQRTSLLRLATKSTTPKRISLQPNFNLERSSDSIENVPRNFSDESRSFPSEAKNPRMRRSYLHSKSFDKYDTEDFDTSITMAPHELRDIMNTTEKTDLTLRELMDDSTATGLVLKANEPWREANAKLFHEFLESVQAHRATPQVFETIADFIQTCTDTLEIMRGMQSKVENTEVSEEEINLENERNTWRLVYCLYQHRVNSSNFQSKVDMELKTNISEKDVIENLYRNEPSITEYQLIVDWLEKNASDQADSLPMMEHFTDKTVAWENTLHQLQNLNTGITFKSSRPIVTSLDPDAPIREGRPLHDLDKEDDVRLEKRMYLEVRCGRLQKAQSLSVHCGQPWRAACLLGWTPHHDPNYTNPLNNTKLPIEGNPNRSVWKLCAWELSQDNRVGEYYRAIYASLCGNLNQLLCVSKSWQDALWAHIKTLLDIKVEKELRAGVLKNYTPMPEDYWKNEMTIEEVFDALQASKYSSIRMQSHKPDHLIQKYLMLDQIPKLMEEIESFVDSGTCTSQFLRFVAHLTLFLRQIGKTANERIEHKILTTYVHVLIEMGDPNLVAFYTATLPQEEQVTTYAKYLENIREYELRKQCLAAAESTNLHVEAITKLVVENIRQKNQEVNSLDLKGSITEADQEKIDALDWVVFYQSQREEALWQANALIRYFLSIEKIDAARKALNKIPMDSIEVIMTEYPSLEGTMANLTMSNNLPKKASVSIREYLCYKAYLDAQEGFTEWFTHFHHGKPSPLLDLPMYATFTEKVAHDHKKAQYNSELERWKCTMQHHTKAVKQLLFNVLLFPDGGWLVDSNYNNEELLSQEEELRENQMANLRKLCIPKIALLLHSVMSEMDEHADCVELADVLASEQHKLYKVFPKERLRDVFKKICESSLVLMDQKKDPWGYPK; encoded by the exons ATGGAGCCGTTGCAAAAAACTGCAGACAACCTCGACCATTCAATCCAGTTGCTGGGCTCGGGTAGAACACAGAGAACTTCGTTGCTGCGATTAGCAACTAAGAGCACAACGCCTAAACGAATATCATTGCAACCGAATTTCAATCTCGAGAGAAGCTCGGATTCCATTGAAAATGTTCCCAGAAATTTTAGTGATGAATCTAGGTCGTTTCCATCCGAGGCTAAAAACCCACGAATGCGGAGGTCATACTTACATTCGAAGTCATTTGATAAATATGACACTGAGGACTTTGATACATCTATTACAATGGCACCACATGAACTTAGGGATATCATGAATACGACAGAAAAGACTGACCTTACTCTAAGAGAGCTGATGGATGATTCGACTGCCACAGGCTTAGTATTGAAAGCTAACGAACCCTGGCGTGAAGCGAATGCTAAACTATTCCATGAATTCCTTGAAAGTGTTCAGGCACACAGGGCTACACCCCAAGTATTTGAAACCATTGCAGATTTCATACAGACTTGCACAGATACATTAGAGATAATGCGGG GTATGCAGTCAAAGGTCGAAAACACTGAAGTATCGGAGGAAGAGATCAAccttgaaaatgaaagaaatactTGGCGTTTAGTGTACTGTCTGTACCAACACCGTGTAAACTCCTCAAACTTTCAGTCAAAAGTAGACATGGAACTGAAAACTAATATTTCAGAAAAGGATGTGATTGAAAACTTGTACAGAAATGAACCCTCGATTACTGAGTACCAGCTAATTGTCGATTGGTTGGAAAAAAACGCATCTGATCAAGCTGATAGTTTACCAATGATGGAGCATTTTACCGATAAAACTGTAGCATGGGAAAATACTCTTCATCAACTACAAAATCTAAATACGGGAATCACCTTCAAATCATCTCGGCCCATAGTAACATCCTTAGACCCTGATGCACCGATCCGAGAAGGCAGGCCCTTACACGACTTGGACAAAGAAGACGATGTTAGATTAGAAAAAAGAATGTATTTAGAG GTAAGATGTGGACGGTTGCAAAAGGCACAGTCTCTATCTGTTCATTGTGGTCAACCATGGCGAGCTGCCTGCCTATTAGGATGGACACCGCATCATGATCCAAACTACACTAATCCCCTCAATAACACAAAACTTCCAATTGAAGGTAATCCTAACAGGAGTGTGTGGAAATTATGTGCATGGGAGTTATCGCAGGATAATCGAGTAG GCGAATATTATCGTGCCATATACGCTAGCTTGTGTGGGAATCTTAATCAGCTGTTATGTGTATCAAAGTCTTGGCAAGACGCATTATGGGCACACATCAAAACATTGCTAGATATCAAAGTAGAAAAAGAGTTGAGAGCTGGAGTTTTAAAGAACTACACGCCAATGCCGGAAGATTATTGGAAAAACGAGATGACAATTGAAGAAGTATTTGATGCATTGCAAGCCTCAAAATATTCGAGTATTCGAATGCAATCCCACAAACCTGATCATttgatacaaaaatatttgatgCTTGATCAAATTCCAAAGCTAATGGAAGAAATTGAGTCATTTGTAGACTCTGGTACCTGCACGTCACAATTCCTACGTTTTGTCGCCCATTTAACTCTGTTTTTGAGACAAATTGGTAAAACTGCCAATGAGAGAATAGAGCACAAGATATTGACCACTTACGTACATGTTTTAATCGAAATGGGTGACCCGAATTTAGTTGCGTTTTATACAGCGACTCTTCCGCAAGAGGAGCAAGTTACAACTTACGcgaaatatttggaaaatataCGGGAATATGAACTTCGCAAACAGTGCCTTGCTGCGGCAGAGTCAACTAATTTACATGTGGAGGCAATAACCAAATTGGTCGTGGAAAATATAAGGCAGAAAAATCAGGAAGTCAACTCTTTGGATCTGAAAGGCAGTATTACAGAAGCTGatcaagaaaaaattgatgcgcTTGACTGGGTTGTATTCTATCAAAGTCAGCGGGAGGAAGCTTTGTGGCAAGCCAATGCTTTGATTAggtattttctttctatcgAGAAAATTGATGCTGCCAGGAAAGCGTTGAACAAG ATTCCCATGGATTCGATTGAAGTAATTATGACCGAATATCCGTCTCTAGAAGGGACAATGGCCAATCTGACAATGTCAAACAATTTACCGAAAAAAGCATCAGTGTCGATTCGCGAATATTTATGTTACAAAGCATACCTAGATGCGCAGGAAGGTTTCACAGAATGGTTCACGCATTTTCATCACGGCAAACCCAGCCCGCTACTCGATTTACCAATGTATGCGACGTTCACGGAAAAAGTTGCTCACGATCATAAGAAGGCTCAATATAACTCAGAGCTGGAGAGATGGAAGTGCACCATGCAGCATCACACTAAG GCTGTAAAGCAACTCCTATTCAACGTTTTATTATTCCCTGACGGAGGATGGCTTGTTGATTCAAACTACAACAATGAGGAGCTCTTATCTCAGGAAGAGGAGTTGCGAGAAAATCAAATGgcaaatttacgaaaattatgTATTCCAAAAATTGCTTTGCTACTACATTCCGTGATGTCGGAAATGGATGAACACGCAGATTGCGTTGAATTGGCCGATGTATTGGCCTCCGAACAACATAAGCTCTACAAG GTATTTCCCAAAGAACGGCTTCGGgacgtatttaaaaaaatttgcgaatcaTCTTTAGTATTGATGGATCAGAAAAAGGATCCCTGGGGTTAtccaaaatga
- the LOC107217745 gene encoding nucleolar protein 11 isoform X1: MAKLSSYYTLCPLIDQQNLLGVEKDCNPGCVIVTLGKNIVIRYKLQDLKQLSSWSTKDRLTTQVIYDEIDARYVAVFNEIYLRVWHESASDLDKVKKHKFHSPFHAILRIDNYPPILVCQNGSTASLTWALTNRKSWYSKGVLQKEEKIRDCQLINIGSKMYLCMLTCIDNLHDYIVVPLDGQTYVEDSENLKRIKLQRTAEKLVGHVVIQDTSNAYLLTLWSHGRLYSYSLLGCSANPPPGNLLSVVTALNTKHPIIMTPLNEITIAAYGADIQEEGAILVIYNLSFKLVQAIQKLKLYTKEAKLWRIEDKLLLAANRHLAVAPFSLTPQRIEAMVGSSRLAPNSTVNVNGDDNEIVVIQEMETAIWGSEVTEAVTFSDPMPEEIKVQLSTLVKDGLPEAVILETLIPALIKSRDIRNIIWCLKNFRDVPEKLLINLLSFCLTTSDKSFDSDQNGFTDSCVIEPLGRAVFLNHILSVHYSDICLMSHLKTSLGFTEILSLLDYLTHALDSTQEEHELPQTGTSQPSEEQLLDWASLLLDSHYQQYLLSQDPRICSLLQQLSSVLEVHFHVIDDLQTLRSLVERLRDGKSLGPTPKSASKYYSIEEVKLY; encoded by the exons ATGGCTAAACTTAGCTCATATTACACTTTGTGCCCACTTATAGATCAACAAAATCTTTTGGGGGTCGAAAAGGATTGTAATCCTGGATGTGTGATAGTTActttgggaaaaaatatcgttatcAGATACAAG CTACAGGATTTGAAACAGTTGAGCAGTTGGTCTACCAAGGACCGTCTTACGACCCAAGTAATCTACGATGAAATAGATGCTCGGTACGTCGCagttttcaatgaaatttaccTTAGGGTATGGCATGAGAGTGCTAGCGACCTTGACAAAGTAAAGAAGCATAAATTTCATAGCCCATTTCACGCTATACTTCGAATAGATAATTATCCTCCAATCTTAGTCTGTCAAAATGGGTCGACAGCATCACTTACTTGGGCTTTGACAAACCGAAAGTCATGGTATAGCAAAGGAGTCCTCCAAAAGGAAGAGAAGATAAGAGACTGTCAGCTCATAAATATTGGCTCAAAAATGTACTTGTGTATGTTAACATGTATAGACAATCTCCATGATTATATTGTCGTTCCACTTGATGGCCAGACATATGTTGAAGACTCGGAAAATTTAAAGAGGATCAAGCTGCAACGAACTGCAGAAAAACTTGTAGGCCATGTAGTTATCCAAGATACAAGTAATGCTTACCTTCTCACTTTGT GGTCACATGGACGACTCTACAGTTATTCATTACTTGGATGCTCTGCTAATCCACCACCAGGGAATTTACTGAGTGTTGTAACAGCACTGAACACGAAGCACCCAATCATAATGACTCCCTTGAATGAAATAACAATTGCAGCTTACGGTGCTGATATTCAAGAAGAAGGAGCGATTTTGGTTATTTATAACCTTTCGTTCAAGTTGGTACAAGCCATCCAGAAACTTAAACTTTATACAAAAGAGGCGAAATTGTGGAGAATAGAAGACAAGTTGCTCCTAGCAGCCAATCGCCACTTAGCAGTAGCTCCATTTAGCCTAACACCACAGCGGATCGAAGCAATGGTCGGATCTTCGCGTCTTGCTCCAAATTCGACTGTCAATGTAAACGGAGATGACAACGAAATTGTTGTTATACAAGAGATGGAAACTGCTATTTGGGGATCAGAGGTCACAGAGGCTGTAACATTCTCTGATCCTATGCctgaagaaataaaagtacAGCTCTCAACGCTAGTCAAAGATGGTCTGCCTGAAGCTGTTATATTAGAAACATTGATCCCTGCTCTAATAAAATCTAGAGATATTAGGAATATAATTTGGTGCCTGAAGAACTTCAGAGATGTCCCTGAAAAACTGCTAATCAACCTTTTATCGTTTTGTCTTACCACATCTGACAAATCGTTCGATTCAGATCAGAATGGATTTACCGATTCTTGTGTAATTGAGCCCCTTGGGAGGGCTGTTTTTCTCAATCATATTCTTAGTGTTCATTATTCGGACATTTGCCTAATGTCGCATTTAAAAACTAGTCTTGGCTTCACTGAGATTTTGAGTTTACTCGATTATCTGACTCATGCTCTCGACTCTACACAAGAAGAACACGAACTGCCTCAAACAGGAACTTCTCAGCCCAGTGAAGAACAGCTACTGGACTGGGCCAGCCTCTTACTTGATTCGCATTATCAACAGTATCTTCTATCCCAAGACCCAAGAATCTGTTCATTGCTACAGCAGCTCAGCTCAGTGCTAGAAGTCCAT TTTCATGTCATTGATGATCTGCAAACTCTAAGATCACTGGTAGAAAGACTTCGCGACGGCAAATCTCTCGGGCCAACTCCGAAAAGTGcttcaaaatattattctatTGAAGAAGTAAAGTTGTATTAG
- the LOC107217745 gene encoding nucleolar protein 11 isoform X2 has translation MHPQLQDLKQLSSWSTKDRLTTQVIYDEIDARYVAVFNEIYLRVWHESASDLDKVKKHKFHSPFHAILRIDNYPPILVCQNGSTASLTWALTNRKSWYSKGVLQKEEKIRDCQLINIGSKMYLCMLTCIDNLHDYIVVPLDGQTYVEDSENLKRIKLQRTAEKLVGHVVIQDTSNAYLLTLWSHGRLYSYSLLGCSANPPPGNLLSVVTALNTKHPIIMTPLNEITIAAYGADIQEEGAILVIYNLSFKLVQAIQKLKLYTKEAKLWRIEDKLLLAANRHLAVAPFSLTPQRIEAMVGSSRLAPNSTVNVNGDDNEIVVIQEMETAIWGSEVTEAVTFSDPMPEEIKVQLSTLVKDGLPEAVILETLIPALIKSRDIRNIIWCLKNFRDVPEKLLINLLSFCLTTSDKSFDSDQNGFTDSCVIEPLGRAVFLNHILSVHYSDICLMSHLKTSLGFTEILSLLDYLTHALDSTQEEHELPQTGTSQPSEEQLLDWASLLLDSHYQQYLLSQDPRICSLLQQLSSVLEVHFHVIDDLQTLRSLVERLRDGKSLGPTPKSASKYYSIEEVKLY, from the exons ATGCACCCTCAG CTACAGGATTTGAAACAGTTGAGCAGTTGGTCTACCAAGGACCGTCTTACGACCCAAGTAATCTACGATGAAATAGATGCTCGGTACGTCGCagttttcaatgaaatttaccTTAGGGTATGGCATGAGAGTGCTAGCGACCTTGACAAAGTAAAGAAGCATAAATTTCATAGCCCATTTCACGCTATACTTCGAATAGATAATTATCCTCCAATCTTAGTCTGTCAAAATGGGTCGACAGCATCACTTACTTGGGCTTTGACAAACCGAAAGTCATGGTATAGCAAAGGAGTCCTCCAAAAGGAAGAGAAGATAAGAGACTGTCAGCTCATAAATATTGGCTCAAAAATGTACTTGTGTATGTTAACATGTATAGACAATCTCCATGATTATATTGTCGTTCCACTTGATGGCCAGACATATGTTGAAGACTCGGAAAATTTAAAGAGGATCAAGCTGCAACGAACTGCAGAAAAACTTGTAGGCCATGTAGTTATCCAAGATACAAGTAATGCTTACCTTCTCACTTTGT GGTCACATGGACGACTCTACAGTTATTCATTACTTGGATGCTCTGCTAATCCACCACCAGGGAATTTACTGAGTGTTGTAACAGCACTGAACACGAAGCACCCAATCATAATGACTCCCTTGAATGAAATAACAATTGCAGCTTACGGTGCTGATATTCAAGAAGAAGGAGCGATTTTGGTTATTTATAACCTTTCGTTCAAGTTGGTACAAGCCATCCAGAAACTTAAACTTTATACAAAAGAGGCGAAATTGTGGAGAATAGAAGACAAGTTGCTCCTAGCAGCCAATCGCCACTTAGCAGTAGCTCCATTTAGCCTAACACCACAGCGGATCGAAGCAATGGTCGGATCTTCGCGTCTTGCTCCAAATTCGACTGTCAATGTAAACGGAGATGACAACGAAATTGTTGTTATACAAGAGATGGAAACTGCTATTTGGGGATCAGAGGTCACAGAGGCTGTAACATTCTCTGATCCTATGCctgaagaaataaaagtacAGCTCTCAACGCTAGTCAAAGATGGTCTGCCTGAAGCTGTTATATTAGAAACATTGATCCCTGCTCTAATAAAATCTAGAGATATTAGGAATATAATTTGGTGCCTGAAGAACTTCAGAGATGTCCCTGAAAAACTGCTAATCAACCTTTTATCGTTTTGTCTTACCACATCTGACAAATCGTTCGATTCAGATCAGAATGGATTTACCGATTCTTGTGTAATTGAGCCCCTTGGGAGGGCTGTTTTTCTCAATCATATTCTTAGTGTTCATTATTCGGACATTTGCCTAATGTCGCATTTAAAAACTAGTCTTGGCTTCACTGAGATTTTGAGTTTACTCGATTATCTGACTCATGCTCTCGACTCTACACAAGAAGAACACGAACTGCCTCAAACAGGAACTTCTCAGCCCAGTGAAGAACAGCTACTGGACTGGGCCAGCCTCTTACTTGATTCGCATTATCAACAGTATCTTCTATCCCAAGACCCAAGAATCTGTTCATTGCTACAGCAGCTCAGCTCAGTGCTAGAAGTCCAT TTTCATGTCATTGATGATCTGCAAACTCTAAGATCACTGGTAGAAAGACTTCGCGACGGCAAATCTCTCGGGCCAACTCCGAAAAGTGcttcaaaatattattctatTGAAGAAGTAAAGTTGTATTAG
- the LOC107217743 gene encoding cytochrome b-c1 complex subunit 2, mitochondrial, with translation MACSAVRAPLLRNTTVRHYAAAAAATQSAPAQNLDIQVLSNKITVATLDNDSPVTQVSVTFKAGPRNETYETQGTSHVLRLAAGLTTNRSSAFGITRNIQQIGGNLTATTDRESIAYTLQCTRDKLDVGLKFLEDVATRQVFKPWELNDQIPRLRYELSSIPETTRVLELLHKAAYRKGLGYSLYSPKQRIGKIGTENLQHFVNTWFTGPRCAVVATGVSQEQLNKFASQLQVGSSESSGEPARYFGGELRKERSSSLATVAVAVEGAGLNKEKEAIAFAILQRAAGTGPHVKWGSTSAPLYRTVATAAGKDPFAVSALNASYSDSGIFGFILTAPGNIAGTLTTAASKWLLKPSVTDADISRGKAELKAAVLYATDNSIARHESLAQQALFKGTVASPSAIIAEIEKVSAADVKNVAAKIGKGKLSMAGIGDLDTVPYVEELK, from the exons ATGGCCTGCTCGGCGGTACGAGCTCCTCTTTTGCGTAATACAACG GTCAGACACTAtgcagctgctgctgctgcaacACAATCTGCACCTGCCCAAAACCTCGACATTCAGGTTCTAAGCAACAAAATCACCGTTGCTACGCTCGACAACGATAGCCCTGTTACTCAAGTGTCCGTCACATTCAA GGCAGGACCACGCAATGAAACGTATGAAACACAGGGCACATCACATGTTCTGAGATTGGCTGCAGGGCTAACAACTAATCGCTCCAGCGCATTTGGCATCACAAGAAATATTCAGCAAATCGGAGGAAATTTAACGGCCACCACGGATCGTGAAAGCATTGCCTACACTCTGCAATGTACCCGCGATAAACT AGATGTTGGACTTAAGTTCTTGGAAGATGTTGCTACGCGTCAAGTATTCAAACCATGGGAACTGAATGACCAGATTCCACGTTTGCGCTATGAGCTTTCATCTATTCCAGAGACAACTCGGGTCCTTGAACTACTACACAAAGCTGCCTATCGCAAGGGTCTTGGTTACTCACTCTACTCCCCTAAACAGCGCATTGGCAAAATTGGCACAGaaaat cttcAACATTTTGTCAATACATGGTTCACTGGGCCGAGATGCGCGGTTGTTGCTACAGGGGTTTCTCAAGAACAGCTCAATAAATTTGCCTCTCAGCTGCAAGTGGGGTCCAGCGAATCCAGTGGTGAACCTGCTCGATACTTTGGTGGCGAACTTCGCAAGGAGCGTTCATCTTCTCTTGCTACTGTAGCTGTGGCTGTGGAAGGAGCAGGACTGAACAAAGAGAAAGAGGCCATAGCTTTCGCGATATTGCAGAGAGCTGCTGGGACTGGGCCTCACGTTAAGTGGGGATCAACTTCGGCCCCTCTTTACCGAACTGTTGCCACAGCAGCGGGTAAAGATCCTTTTGCGGTATCAGCGTTGAATGCGAGCTACTCTGACTCGGGAATATTCGGTTTTATTTTAACGGCACCTGGAAATATTGCAGGAACT CTAACAACTGCAGCCAGTAAATGGCTACTCAAGCCTTCAGTTACAGATGCAGATATTTCTCGCGGTAAAGCAGAATTGAAAGCTGCTGTTCTATATGCTACTGATAATTCCATTGCAAGACATGAGTCTCTCGCACAGCAGGCTTTATTTAAAGGCACTGTAGCATCCCCAAGTGCGATTATTgcggaaattgaaaaagtcaGCGCCGCCGATGTCAAAAAC GTGGCTGCTAAAATTGGCAAGGGTAAATTGTCCATGGCCGGAATTGGCGATCTTGATACAGTTCCATATGTTGAAGAACTAAAATAG
- the LOC107217745 gene encoding nucleolar protein 11 isoform X3, producing the protein MLVCQNGSTASLTWALTNRKSWYSKGVLQKEEKIRDCQLINIGSKMYLCMLTCIDNLHDYIVVPLDGQTYVEDSENLKRIKLQRTAEKLVGHVVIQDTSNAYLLTLWSHGRLYSYSLLGCSANPPPGNLLSVVTALNTKHPIIMTPLNEITIAAYGADIQEEGAILVIYNLSFKLVQAIQKLKLYTKEAKLWRIEDKLLLAANRHLAVAPFSLTPQRIEAMVGSSRLAPNSTVNVNGDDNEIVVIQEMETAIWGSEVTEAVTFSDPMPEEIKVQLSTLVKDGLPEAVILETLIPALIKSRDIRNIIWCLKNFRDVPEKLLINLLSFCLTTSDKSFDSDQNGFTDSCVIEPLGRAVFLNHILSVHYSDICLMSHLKTSLGFTEILSLLDYLTHALDSTQEEHELPQTGTSQPSEEQLLDWASLLLDSHYQQYLLSQDPRICSLLQQLSSVLEVHFHVIDDLQTLRSLVERLRDGKSLGPTPKSASKYYSIEEVKLY; encoded by the exons ATGCTCG TCTGTCAAAATGGGTCGACAGCATCACTTACTTGGGCTTTGACAAACCGAAAGTCATGGTATAGCAAAGGAGTCCTCCAAAAGGAAGAGAAGATAAGAGACTGTCAGCTCATAAATATTGGCTCAAAAATGTACTTGTGTATGTTAACATGTATAGACAATCTCCATGATTATATTGTCGTTCCACTTGATGGCCAGACATATGTTGAAGACTCGGAAAATTTAAAGAGGATCAAGCTGCAACGAACTGCAGAAAAACTTGTAGGCCATGTAGTTATCCAAGATACAAGTAATGCTTACCTTCTCACTTTGT GGTCACATGGACGACTCTACAGTTATTCATTACTTGGATGCTCTGCTAATCCACCACCAGGGAATTTACTGAGTGTTGTAACAGCACTGAACACGAAGCACCCAATCATAATGACTCCCTTGAATGAAATAACAATTGCAGCTTACGGTGCTGATATTCAAGAAGAAGGAGCGATTTTGGTTATTTATAACCTTTCGTTCAAGTTGGTACAAGCCATCCAGAAACTTAAACTTTATACAAAAGAGGCGAAATTGTGGAGAATAGAAGACAAGTTGCTCCTAGCAGCCAATCGCCACTTAGCAGTAGCTCCATTTAGCCTAACACCACAGCGGATCGAAGCAATGGTCGGATCTTCGCGTCTTGCTCCAAATTCGACTGTCAATGTAAACGGAGATGACAACGAAATTGTTGTTATACAAGAGATGGAAACTGCTATTTGGGGATCAGAGGTCACAGAGGCTGTAACATTCTCTGATCCTATGCctgaagaaataaaagtacAGCTCTCAACGCTAGTCAAAGATGGTCTGCCTGAAGCTGTTATATTAGAAACATTGATCCCTGCTCTAATAAAATCTAGAGATATTAGGAATATAATTTGGTGCCTGAAGAACTTCAGAGATGTCCCTGAAAAACTGCTAATCAACCTTTTATCGTTTTGTCTTACCACATCTGACAAATCGTTCGATTCAGATCAGAATGGATTTACCGATTCTTGTGTAATTGAGCCCCTTGGGAGGGCTGTTTTTCTCAATCATATTCTTAGTGTTCATTATTCGGACATTTGCCTAATGTCGCATTTAAAAACTAGTCTTGGCTTCACTGAGATTTTGAGTTTACTCGATTATCTGACTCATGCTCTCGACTCTACACAAGAAGAACACGAACTGCCTCAAACAGGAACTTCTCAGCCCAGTGAAGAACAGCTACTGGACTGGGCCAGCCTCTTACTTGATTCGCATTATCAACAGTATCTTCTATCCCAAGACCCAAGAATCTGTTCATTGCTACAGCAGCTCAGCTCAGTGCTAGAAGTCCAT TTTCATGTCATTGATGATCTGCAAACTCTAAGATCACTGGTAGAAAGACTTCGCGACGGCAAATCTCTCGGGCCAACTCCGAAAAGTGcttcaaaatattattctatTGAAGAAGTAAAGTTGTATTAG